A region from the Kribbella shirazensis genome encodes:
- a CDS encoding glycine--tRNA ligase, producing MPVETVDAVVSLSKRRGFVYPCGEIYGGTKSAWDYGPLGVELKNNVRTQWWRTMVTGRDDIVGLDSSVILPTQVWEASGHLAEFVDPLTECQSCHKRFRDDHLREDFARRKNKDPEQVKLAEIACPNCGNKGTFTEPRMFNGLLKTYLGPVESADGLHYLRPETAQGIFVNFANVMGTARKKPPFGIAQVGKSFRNEITPGNFIFRTREFEQMEMEFFVEPGSDEDWHEYWLKARWDWYVGLGLSPDNMRFYEHPKEKLSHYSKRTVDIEYRFNFGGKEFDELEGIANRTDFDLSTHSKHSGADLSYFDQEKGERWTPYVIEPAAGLTRNVLAFLLDAYTEDEAPNAKGGVDKRTVLRFDPRLAPVKAAVLPLSRNADLSPKARDLAGELRKNWNVDFDDAGAIGRRYRRQDEIGTPYCITVDFDTLEDQAVTIRERDSMKQERVALTEVTGYLAQHLVGC from the coding sequence GTGCCCGTGGAAACCGTCGATGCCGTCGTCAGCCTCAGCAAGCGGAGGGGCTTCGTCTACCCGTGCGGCGAGATCTACGGCGGTACCAAGTCGGCCTGGGACTACGGCCCGCTCGGGGTCGAGCTGAAGAACAACGTCCGGACCCAGTGGTGGCGGACCATGGTCACCGGCCGCGACGACATCGTCGGCCTGGACTCGTCGGTGATCCTGCCGACGCAGGTCTGGGAGGCCTCCGGCCACCTCGCCGAGTTCGTCGACCCGCTGACCGAGTGCCAGTCCTGCCACAAGCGGTTCCGTGACGACCACCTCCGCGAGGACTTCGCCCGCCGGAAGAACAAGGACCCCGAGCAGGTCAAGCTGGCGGAGATCGCCTGCCCGAACTGCGGCAACAAAGGCACCTTCACCGAGCCGCGGATGTTCAACGGCCTGCTGAAGACCTATCTCGGTCCGGTCGAGTCCGCCGACGGCCTGCACTACCTCCGCCCGGAGACCGCGCAGGGCATCTTCGTCAACTTCGCGAACGTGATGGGCACCGCCCGGAAGAAGCCGCCGTTCGGCATCGCCCAGGTCGGCAAGAGCTTCCGCAACGAGATCACCCCGGGCAACTTCATCTTCCGCACCCGCGAGTTCGAGCAGATGGAGATGGAGTTCTTCGTCGAGCCCGGCTCCGACGAGGACTGGCACGAGTACTGGCTGAAGGCCCGCTGGGACTGGTACGTCGGTCTCGGGCTGAGCCCGGACAACATGCGGTTCTACGAGCACCCGAAGGAGAAGCTCAGCCACTACTCGAAGCGCACCGTCGACATCGAGTACCGGTTCAACTTCGGCGGCAAGGAGTTCGACGAACTCGAGGGCATCGCGAACCGCACCGACTTCGACCTCTCCACGCACTCCAAGCACTCCGGCGCCGACCTGTCGTACTTCGACCAGGAGAAGGGCGAGCGCTGGACGCCGTACGTCATCGAGCCCGCGGCCGGCCTGACCCGCAACGTGCTCGCGTTCCTGCTCGACGCCTACACCGAGGACGAGGCGCCGAACGCGAAGGGCGGTGTGGACAAGCGGACGGTACTGCGCTTCGACCCGCGGCTCGCGCCGGTCAAGGCCGCCGTCCTGCCGCTGTCGCGCAACGCCGACCTGTCGCCGAAGGCCCGCGACCTGGCCGGTGAGCTGCGGAAGAACTGGAACGTCGACTTCGACGACGCCGGTGCGATCGGCCGCCGGTACCGCCGCCAGGACGAGATCGGTACGCCGTACTGCATCACCGTCGACTTCGACACCCTCGAGGACCAGGCCGTGACGATCCGGGAGCGGGACTCGATGAAGCAGGAGCGGGTCGCCCTGACCGAGGTCACCGGCTACCTCGCCCAGCACCTGGTGGGTTGCTGA
- a CDS encoding ATP-binding protein, whose amino-acid sequence MAASLVLLCGTSFSGKSTMARVLAPRLAARVVSLDEINERRGLWGGDGIPPEEWRRTHAVAVGEVREVVGAGASVIVDDTSSLRFLRDDWRALAAEAGAEFALLYVDVDHGTVRRRHAGNRVDPRRRDVADAVLEQHLADFQAPTADENAVRVASVEDVLRWCAASGDR is encoded by the coding sequence GTGGCGGCCAGTTTGGTCCTCTTGTGCGGGACCTCGTTCTCCGGGAAGAGCACGATGGCTCGGGTCCTCGCGCCGCGGCTGGCGGCGCGGGTTGTGAGCCTTGACGAGATCAACGAGCGCCGAGGGTTGTGGGGTGGTGACGGGATTCCGCCCGAGGAGTGGCGGCGGACTCATGCGGTGGCGGTTGGCGAGGTGCGGGAGGTGGTGGGCGCCGGGGCGTCGGTGATCGTCGACGACACCAGTTCGCTGCGGTTCCTGCGTGATGACTGGCGGGCGCTGGCCGCGGAGGCCGGGGCGGAGTTCGCCTTGCTGTACGTCGATGTCGATCACGGGACGGTACGGCGGCGGCACGCCGGCAATCGGGTGGATCCGCGGCGGCGAGACGTCGCGGACGCCGTGCTCGAGCAGCACCTCGCCGACTTCCAAGCACCCACAGCCGACGAGAACGCCGTACGCGTGGCATCCGTCGAGGATGTGCTCAGGTGGTGTGCAGCGTCGGGTGATAGATGA
- a CDS encoding antibiotic biosynthesis monooxygenase family protein, translating to MVRLVFVVIRFRVGETEQGEFAERLRAAVEVLGRQKGFLSARTGRNVDDPELLALTLEFENVGSYRRALSPYDVKLTAVPLLSQAIDEPTAYEDLPG from the coding sequence ATGGTTAGGCTCGTGTTCGTGGTGATCAGGTTCCGGGTGGGGGAGACCGAGCAGGGCGAGTTCGCCGAGCGGCTGCGGGCCGCGGTGGAGGTGCTCGGGCGGCAGAAAGGGTTCCTGTCGGCGCGGACCGGGCGGAACGTCGACGACCCGGAGCTGCTGGCGCTGACGCTCGAGTTCGAGAACGTCGGGAGCTACCGGCGCGCGCTCTCGCCGTACGACGTGAAGCTGACCGCGGTACCGCTGCTGTCGCAGGCAATCGACGAGCCGACGGCGTACGAGGATTTGCCAGGCTGA
- the ligD gene encoding non-homologous end-joining DNA ligase, whose translation MASKPDETRDGVDLTNLDQPLFDGAEATKRDLVDYLDAVHERMLPGLRDRPLSVVRIRPGQPKFMQKNVPKYTPDWVKTVPVWAEASKREVSYALCDDRRTLLWFANQRAIEYHPTLMKAGRWDRVTHLVLDLDPPEGETFTMAVQAALLVRQALTDSGLSGAVKTSGAKGVHVFVPIDDTVPIEDAAAATRAIAARAERIDPSVATTAYIKEDRHGKVFVDSTRAGGATVVAAYSPRVRPGTTVSFPVGWDDLESVTPRDFTVRSALEQLGDRDPWADQLPAPQSLPEDLLEEGRAIPVARVAAMHEGKRRKRAREAEQRKE comes from the coding sequence ATGGCGAGCAAGCCGGATGAGACGCGCGACGGGGTCGACCTGACCAATCTCGATCAGCCGTTGTTCGACGGGGCCGAGGCAACGAAGCGGGACCTGGTCGACTACCTGGACGCGGTGCACGAGCGGATGTTGCCCGGGTTGCGGGACCGGCCGTTGTCGGTGGTCCGGATCCGCCCGGGGCAGCCGAAGTTCATGCAGAAAAACGTTCCGAAGTACACACCGGACTGGGTGAAGACCGTGCCGGTGTGGGCGGAGGCGTCCAAGCGCGAGGTGTCGTACGCGTTGTGCGACGACCGCAGGACGTTGCTGTGGTTCGCCAACCAGCGCGCGATCGAGTACCACCCGACGTTGATGAAGGCCGGCCGCTGGGACCGTGTGACGCATCTCGTGCTCGATCTCGATCCGCCGGAGGGGGAGACCTTCACGATGGCGGTGCAGGCCGCGCTGCTGGTGCGGCAGGCGCTGACCGACTCCGGCCTGTCCGGCGCGGTCAAGACCAGCGGTGCGAAGGGCGTGCACGTGTTCGTGCCGATCGACGACACCGTGCCGATCGAGGACGCGGCGGCCGCGACCCGGGCGATCGCGGCGCGCGCCGAGCGGATCGATCCGTCGGTCGCGACCACGGCGTACATCAAGGAGGACCGGCACGGGAAGGTGTTCGTCGACTCGACCCGTGCGGGCGGTGCGACGGTCGTCGCGGCGTACAGCCCACGCGTCCGGCCCGGTACGACGGTGTCGTTCCCGGTCGGCTGGGACGACCTGGAGAGCGTGACGCCGCGCGACTTCACGGTCCGCTCCGCCCTCGAGCAGCTCGGCGACCGCGACCCGTGGGCCGATCAGCTTCCCGCGCCGCAGTCGCTCCCCGAGGACCTGCTCGAGGAAGGCCGCGCCATCCCGGTCGCGCGGGTCGCGGCGATGCATGAAGGCAAGCGCCGCAAACGCGCCCGCGAGGCCGAGCAGCGCAAGGAGTAG
- a CDS encoding DUF6703 family protein: MSTPSSPLRQRITKISYPYVAKLHAAPKLTLPGITLLLALVGVFAPVPVGVPALVLLALLLGWLAFLSWPVVTGGPKFLRLFSIVLILLFGVSRIATG; encoded by the coding sequence ATGAGCACCCCCAGCAGCCCGTTGCGGCAGCGGATCACGAAGATCAGTTATCCGTACGTCGCCAAGCTGCACGCCGCACCCAAGTTGACTCTGCCGGGCATCACCCTGCTGCTGGCGCTCGTCGGAGTGTTCGCTCCGGTCCCGGTCGGGGTGCCGGCGCTGGTGCTGCTGGCGTTGCTGCTTGGGTGGCTCGCGTTCCTGTCCTGGCCGGTCGTCACCGGCGGTCCGAAGTTCCTCCGTCTGTTCTCGATCGTGCTGATCCTGCTGTTCGGGGTGTCCCGGATCGCCACCGGCTAG
- the dusB gene encoding tRNA dihydrouridine synthase DusB, which yields MLQLGNLTIETPVVLAPMAGITNAAYRRLCAEQGAGLYVCEMITSRGIVERDQKSLDMLTFDPRETVRSVQLYGVDPTYIGRAVQILCDEYGVAHVDLNFGCPVPKVTRKGGGAALPWKRNLLGAILRSAVQAATPYGVPVTMKTRIGIDADHQTYLDAGRIAEESGAAAIGLHGRTASQAYSGQADWSTIAALVEHVNIPVLGNGDIWEAGDALRMVAETGCAGVIVGRGCLGRPWLFRDLAVAFAGGEALSLPTLGEVAAVMRRHGELLAELMGEQRGLRDFRKHVSWYLKGFPAGGELRAALGMVDTLARLDELLAQLDPTVPFPVAELGAPRGRQGSPRDHIVLPQGWLDDTDGLTADLADAEIGVSGG from the coding sequence ATGCTTCAGCTGGGCAACCTCACGATCGAGACGCCGGTGGTGCTGGCGCCGATGGCCGGCATCACCAACGCGGCGTACCGGCGGCTCTGCGCGGAGCAGGGCGCCGGGCTGTACGTGTGCGAGATGATCACCTCGCGCGGCATCGTCGAGCGCGATCAGAAGTCGCTCGACATGCTCACGTTCGACCCGCGGGAGACGGTGCGGTCGGTGCAGCTGTACGGCGTCGACCCGACGTACATCGGGCGTGCGGTGCAGATCCTGTGCGACGAGTACGGCGTCGCGCACGTCGACCTGAACTTCGGCTGCCCGGTCCCGAAGGTGACGCGCAAGGGCGGCGGCGCGGCCCTGCCCTGGAAGCGGAACCTGCTCGGCGCGATCCTGCGCTCCGCGGTGCAGGCCGCGACCCCGTACGGCGTACCCGTGACGATGAAGACGCGGATCGGGATCGACGCCGACCATCAGACGTACCTCGACGCGGGGCGGATCGCCGAGGAGTCGGGCGCGGCCGCGATCGGGTTGCACGGGCGGACGGCGTCGCAGGCGTACTCCGGGCAGGCGGACTGGTCCACGATCGCCGCGCTGGTGGAGCACGTGAACATCCCGGTGCTCGGCAACGGCGACATCTGGGAGGCCGGCGACGCGCTGCGGATGGTGGCCGAGACCGGCTGCGCCGGGGTGATCGTCGGGCGCGGGTGCCTCGGACGGCCGTGGTTGTTCCGCGATCTGGCGGTGGCGTTCGCGGGCGGTGAGGCGCTGAGCCTGCCGACGCTGGGTGAGGTGGCCGCGGTGATGCGGCGGCATGGTGAGCTGCTGGCCGAGTTGATGGGGGAGCAGCGGGGGCTGCGCGACTTCCGCAAGCACGTCTCGTGGTACCTGAAGGGCTTCCCCGCGGGCGGCGAACTCCGCGCGGCCCTCGGCATGGTCGACACCCTCGCGCGGCTGGACGAACTCCTCGCCCAACTCGACCCGACCGTCCCCTTCCCGGTCGCCGAACTGGGCGCGCCCCGCGGCCGCCAGGGCAGCCCCCGCGACCACATCGTCCTGCCCCAAGGCTGGCTCGACGACACCGACGGCCTCACCGCAGACCTCGCCGACGCCGAGATCGGCGTCTCCGGCGGCTGA